A genomic region of Alnus glutinosa chromosome 11, dhAlnGlut1.1, whole genome shotgun sequence contains the following coding sequences:
- the LOC133881669 gene encoding presequence protease 1, chloroplastic/mitochondrial-like — MDRTALLRSLACNRLFFRSARRLSSRSSSSVAPKRHRLIPDRSRRSLLRQRLTSSVSSLNFRRSLSSLSPRAVATPSTHASPEFIGVQDEVAEKLGFEKVSEQFIGECKSKAVLFKHKKTGAEVMSVSNDDENKVFGIVFRTPPKDSTGIPHILEHSVLCGSRKYPLKEPFVELLKGSLHTFLNAFTYPDRTCYPVASTNSKDFYNLVDVYLDAVFFPKCVEDFQTFQQEGWHYELNNPSEDICYKGVVFNEMKGVYSQPDNILGRSAQQALFPDNTYGVDSGGDPQVIPKLSYEEFKEFHRKYYHPSNARIWFYGDDDPNERLRILSEYLDMFDASSAPNESKIEPQKLFSDPVRIVEKYPSGEGGDLKKKHMVCLNWLLSDKPLDLETELTLGFLDHLMLGTPASPLRKILLESGLGDAIVGGGVEDELLQPQFSIGLKGVSEDDIQKVEELVMSTLKNLVEEGFDADAVEASMNTIEFSLRENNTGSFPRGLSLMLRSIGKWIYDMDPFEPLKYEKPLMALKARIAEEGSKAVFSPIIEKFILNNPHLVTIEMQPDPEKASRDEEAEKAILEKLKASMTEEDLAELARATQELRLKQETPDPPEALRSVPSLSLHDIPKEPIHVPTQVGDINGVKVLQHDLFTNDVLYTEVVFNMGSLKQELLPLVPLFCQSLLEMGTKDLTFVQLNQLIGRKTGGISVFPLTSSVRGKEEPCSHIVVRGKAMADRAEDLFNLVNCVLQEVRFTDQQRFKQFVSQSKARMENRLRGSGHGIAAARMDAKLNVAGWISEKMGGVSYLEFLKALEKNVDQDWAGISSSLEEIRKSLLSRTGCLINMTADGKTLTNSEKLVSKFLDSLPGNSLLKTASWNARLPSENEAIVIPTQVNYVGKAANLYETGYQLDGSAYVISKYISNTWLWDRVRVSGGAYGGFCDFDTHSGVFSFLSYRDPNLLKTLDVYDGTADFLRELAMDDDALTKAIIGTIGDVDSYQLPDAKGYSSMLRYLLGITEEERQRRRKEILSTSLKDFKEFAGAIEAVKDKGVVVAVASPDDVDAAHKERSNFFQIKKAL, encoded by the exons ATGGACAGAACGGCTCTTCTCCGTTCTCTCGCCTGCAACAGACTCTTCTTCCGCTCCGCTCGCAGGCTCTCATCTCGCTCCTCCTCGTCTGTCGCCCCAAAACGGCACCGTTTGATTCCAGATCGCAGCAGACGATCCTTACTCCGCCAGAGATTGACGTCATCTGTCTCTTCGCTTAACTTCAGAAGAAGCTTATCCTCTCTCTCCCCGCGCGCCGTTGCCACTCCCTCCACTCACGCTTCTCCAG AGTTTATAGGGGTACAGGATGAGGTTGCGGAGAAGCTCGGGTTCGAGAAAGTGTCTGAACAGTTCATCGGAGAGTGCAAATCGAAAGCTGTGCTTTTCAAGCACAAGAAGACCGGTGCCGAGGTCATGTCGGTGTCGAACGACGATGAGAATAAGGTCTTCGGCATTGTCTTTCGCACGCCTCC AAAAGATTCCACTGGGATTCCACACATATTGGAACACAGTGTATTGTGCGGGTCAAGAAAGTATCCTTTGAAAGAACCATTTGTTGAGTTATTGAAAGGGAGCTTGCATACTTTTCTAAATGCATTCACGTATCCTGATAGGACTTGTTACCCGGTTGCTTCCACGAATTCAAAG GATTTCTATAATTTGGTTGATGTGTACCTGGATGCTGTCTTCTTCCCTAAATGTGTGGAGGACTTCCAGACTTTCCAACAGGAGGGTTGGCATTATGAGCTTAACAATCCTTCAGAAGATATATGTTATAAAG GTGTTGTTTTCAATGAGATGAAAGGTGTCTATTCCCAGCCTGATAATATATTAGGGCGGAGCGCTCAACAG GCTCTTTTCCCAGACAATACTTATGGTGTTGACAGTGGAGGTGATCCACAAGTTATTCCCAAACTGTCATACGAGGAATTCAAG GAATTTCACCGTAAATATTACCACCCCAGCAATGCCAGGATATGGTTTTATGGAGATGATGATCCAAATGAGCGCCTACGTATCCTGAGTG AGTATCTAGACATGTTTGATGCGAGTTCAGCTCCCAATGAATCAAAGATTGAACCACAAAAACTATTCTCAGATCCAGTCAGGATTGTTGAGAAATATCCTTCTGGTGAAGGTGGGGATCTGAAGAAGAAGCATATGGTATGCCTTAATTGGTTGCTCTCTGATAAGCCCCTAGATCTGGAAACTGAGCTTACCCTTGGGTTCTTGGATCATCTAATGTTGGGAACTCCTGCTTCTCCATTGAGGAAAATCTTGCTGGAAAGTGGCTTAGGAGATGCCATAGTTGGTGGTGGGGTTGAAGATGAGCTCCTTCAGCCTCAATTTAGTATTGGATTGAAGGGTGTCTCTGAAGATGACATTCAAAAGGTAGAAGAGTTAGTCATGAGTACACTTAAAAATTTAGTGGAGGAAGGTTTTGATGCAGATGCTGTGGAGGCGTCCATGAATACGATTGAGTTTTCTCTTAGGGAAAACAACACTGGATCATTTCCTCGTGGCTTGTCGCTAATGCTTCGGTCCATT GGTAAATGGATATATGACATGGACCCATTTGAGCCATTGAAGTATGAGAAACCCTTAATGGCCCTTAAAGCCAGAATAGCAGAGGAAGGCTCTAAAGCTGTATTTTCTCCTATTATAGAGAAATTCATCTTGAACAATCCTCATCTAGTTACTATAGAAATGCAG CCTGATCCAGAGAAAGCTTCCCGTGATGAAGAAGCCGAGAAAGCAATTTTAGAGAAACTTAAAGCAAGCATGACAGAGGAAGATCTTGCTGAGCTAGCACGTGCTACACAGGAGTTACGACTGAAGCAGGAAACTCCTGACCCACCAGAAGCTCTGAGAAGTGTCCCAAGCCTCTCTCTACATGACATTCCAAAAGAACCTATTCATGTTCCTACACAG GTTGGAGATATCAATGGAGTAAAAGTTTTGCAGCATGACCTCTTCACAAATGATGTCCTTTACACCGAAGTTGTCTTCAATATGGGTTCACTGAAGCAAGAGCTTCTCCCCTTGGTACCACTTTTTTG CCAATCATTGCTAGAGATGGGTACAAAAGACCTGACCTTTGTGCAGCTTAATCAGTTAATTGGAAGAAAAACTGGAGGAATCTCAGTTTTTCCATTAACATCATCTGTACGAGGCAAGGAGGAGCCATGTAGCCATATAGTTGTTAGAGGCAAAGCCATGGCAGATCGTGCTGAAGACCTATTTAACCTG GTTAATTGCGTTCTTCAAGAAGTCCGGTTTACGGATCAGCAACGGTTTAAACAGTTTGTGTCCCAGAGCAAAGCAAGAATGGAG AACCGGTTAAGAGGTAGTGGTCATGGAATTGCGGCTGCAAGGATGGATGCTAAGTTAAATGTTGCAGGGTGGATTTCTGAAAAGATGGGTGGTGTCAG TTACCTGGAATTCTTAAAAGCTCTTGAAAAGAATGTTGATCAAGATTGGGCTGGAATTTCTTCATCTCTTGAGGAGATTCGCAAGTCCTTACTTTCGAGGACTGGTTGCTTGATAAATATGACTGCTGATGGGAAAACCCTCACAAACTCAGAAAAGCTTGTTAGCAAATTTCTTGATTCGCTTCCTGGCAACTCCCTTCTTAAAACAGCTAGTTGGAATGCTCGGCTTCCTTCAGAGAATGAAGCCATTGTGATTCCTACGCAG GTTAATTATGTTGGAAAAGCAGCTAACCTATATGAAACTGGCTATCAACTTGATGGGAGTGCATATGTAATTTCAAAATACATTAGTAATACATGGTTATGGGATCGTGTGCGAGTTAGCGGTGGGGCTTACGGAGGCTTTTGTGACTTTGATACTCACTCAG GAGTGTTCTCCTTCTTATCTTATCGTGACCCCAACTTGTTAAAGACACTTGATGTATATGATGGAACTGCGGATTTTCTCCGTGAGTTGGCAATGGATGATGATGCTCTCACAAAAGCCATCATTGGAACCATTGGAGACGTGGATTCATACCAGCTCCCTGATGCCAAAGGCTATAGCAG tATGTTGCGGTATTTGTTGGGAATCACGGAAGAAGAAAGGCAAAGAAGACGCAAAGAGATATTGTCAACCAG TTTGAAAGACTTCAAGGAATTTGCGGGTGCAATTGAGGCAGTTAAAGATAAAGGGGTGGTGGTTGCAGTGGCATCTCCAGATGATGTTGACGCTGCACACAAGGAACGCTCTAACTTCTTTCAAATCAAGAAAGCTCTCTAA